The Flavivirga eckloniae genomic interval GATTCTCAAACATTTTCAGGAAAAACGATTCAGGGCATAATAAAGTCAGCAAAAAAAGAAAGTATTCCAGTAGCAGTACTATGCGGAAGGAGTTCTCTTTTAAAAGGTGAGACTGAAAATTTTGGAATTTCTTATACAGATACTGTAATGCATCATGCTAAAAACTTTGATGACGCCATAAAAAACAGTTACGTTTATTTAAAACGAATGGCTATAACCTTTGCAAAAAGAATTAAAGACTAGTTACTTTTTATCAGGGTTTAATAAAATAGCATAAATCTCAATGCCAAATCCAATAAGAATAATAGCAGGAGCAAGCCTTATACGTCTCCAATGAAAGATGTCAGGATTAAAAACATTAGGATCATCACTACCACCGCCAGACATCAAAATAAAACCTAAAGCGATACAAGCTAAGCCAATAAACATAAACTTGTAGTTTTTCTTCCCAAAGACAAAAGTACTTTTAGAGGACTCTTTTCGTTTTTTCTCTCCCATAATTAGTTGAATTCAGTATAAATAATGTCATTTTCAATGGTCATTTGCGAAATATGCTCTGAGGTAACAAAACCACCAAGAACTTTTGCTAGGTGCAAAGTAACCTTTTTATTTAGAATTTTTGTGTTAAGAGAATCTAAATTTAAGCCACGTTCTAATCCTCTGTTTATGTAATAGCGGTCGCCTTGGGCATCATTAAAAACAATATCGTACGACGAACCTTCTGCAATACGGGTAATGGTTTTCGTTTTAATTGTAGACGTATCGGCTTTAGGGTTATCAATAACAGAAGCCAAAAGTCCCATATAACCAACATAAACGATCACTACTAATAGTAATAAAGCACTTAAAATTATAATTACTTTTTTCACTTGGTTGTTGTTTTATTAATACAGTTGATCGGTCTTTAAGTTTAAAAAACGCTGTGTTGCAAAATGTGTACTTAACCAAGTGATAACGACACCTAGAGTAAAAACAAAAACAAATAAAAGTCCCATTAAAATAGGATTGCTCAATAATTCCAATTCTATAAATGTTTTGTTAAGATAATACAAAACAATACCCATGCCTATAAGAGCGAGTACAGCTCCAATCATGCCCAAACGAACACTTTTCATAATAAAGGGGAATCTTATAAATTGCTTAGTAGCACCAACCATTTGCATGGTTTTTATGGTAAAACGTTTAGAGTAAACAGCTAGCCTAATAGAACTATTTATGAGTAAAACGGCAATTAAAGTAAAAATAGCACTAATAATAAGTACCCAAAAACTAATCTTTTTTACATTATCGTTCATCAAATTAACCAAGTCGTTATCGTATTCAACCTCGTCAACAAAGTTTTTGTTTAACGCTTCGGTAGAAATCTTTTCTAAATGTTCAGAAGTTACAAAATCAGCTTTCAAGTGCACATCGATTGAATTTTGTAACGGATTATAGCCAACAAAGTCCATAAAATCTTCACCATTTAAAGCTTTCATAAATTCGGCAGCTTGTTCTTTAGAGACATATTCGGTAGATTTTACGTAATCTGCCATGGCTAAGCTTTTTTCAAGCTGTTTTGTCTCAACCTCTTTGGCAGAATCCTTAAGGTAAATGGTTACAACCACTTGCTCTTTAAAGTGATCGGATACTTTTTTAGCATTTAAAATTAGCATGCCCAATAAACCCAATAAAAACAGCACTAAAGCAATACTTAATACTACAGAGAAGTACGATGAAATAAGTCTGCGTTTTTGGTGTTTTTCAAATGATGCGCTCATAAGTATTTTAGGATTAATAGCGTAAAAATAATAAAGTATATGAAAAGAAGCTTCAAAAGATTTAAGTCTTTTAATTGAACCTAAAAGTAAATTCAAAATAAGTAAGCCTCAGGCATATATAATAACAACGTTTTAACTTTCAACATTGTTATAATAAGTTTAAATTTGCGGTTTTAAAAGAGACCTGCTAAGCCGCAAAGCCTGATAATTAAGCTTTGCTTTTTTACGCTTTAGCGAGAAAAAATTAGTTTATGAAATACAATTTCAACGAAATAGAAGCCAAATGGCAAAAATATTGGGCAGAAAACCAAACATTTAAAGCTGAAAATCCTACCCTGAGCGGAGCGGAGGGGAAAAGTGAAAAACCAAAATATTATGTTTTGGATATGTTCCCTTATCCTAGTGGTGCAGGCTTACATGTTGGACACCCATTAGGGTATATCGCTTCTGATATTTATGCACGTTATAAACGCCATAAAGGTTTTAATGTATTGCATCCACAAGGGTACGATAGTTTTGGTTTGCCGGCAGAGCAATATGCTATACAAACCGGGCAGCACCCAGCTATAACCACTGCTGATAATATAAAAACATATCGTAGGCAGTTGGATCAAATAGGTTTTTCGTTCGATTGGTCTCGTGAAGTTAGAACCTCAGATCCAAGTTACTATAAATGGACCCAATGGGTTTTTATTCAATTATTCGAATCTTGGTATAATAATGCCACGAATAAGGCCGAAGCTATTTCAGATTTAATCCAGATTTTCGAAACAGAAGGCAATAGTAATGTTAATGCAGCTTGCGATGATAACGTTGAAATATTCTCGGCAGAAACCTGGAAGGGATTCACTTCAGAAAAACAACAAGAAATATTATTACAATATAGACTTACTTATTTAGCCGAAACGGAGGTAAATTGGTGCCCAGCTTTGGGAACTGTTTTGGCGAATGATGAGATAGTAAACGGTGTATCCGAGCGAGGTGGACATCCTGTTATTCGTAAAAAAATGACCCAATGGAGTATGCGAATTTCTGCTTATGCAGAACGTCTACTTCAAGGATTAGATACTATTGATTGGACAGATTCTTTAAAAGAAAGCCAACGTAACTGGATTGGAAAGTCTGTTGGCGCATCTGTTATTTTTAATGTATTACCTAATGTCACCCTGAACGCAGTCGAAGGGTCTCACAAAATAGAAGTCTTTACAACCCGTCCCGATACCATCTTTGGGGTGTCATTTATGACACTCGCACCAGAACATGAACTTGTATCACAAATAACAACACCAGAACAAAAAGAAAATGTTGAGGCTTATATAT includes:
- a CDS encoding DUF3098 domain-containing protein, with translation MGEKKRKESSKSTFVFGKKNYKFMFIGLACIALGFILMSGGGSDDPNVFNPDIFHWRRIRLAPAIILIGFGIEIYAILLNPDKK
- a CDS encoding cell division protein FtsX, which gives rise to MSASFEKHQKRRLISSYFSVVLSIALVLFLLGLLGMLILNAKKVSDHFKEQVVVTIYLKDSAKEVETKQLEKSLAMADYVKSTEYVSKEQAAEFMKALNGEDFMDFVGYNPLQNSIDVHLKADFVTSEHLEKISTEALNKNFVDEVEYDNDLVNLMNDNVKKISFWVLIISAIFTLIAVLLINSSIRLAVYSKRFTIKTMQMVGATKQFIRFPFIMKSVRLGMIGAVLALIGMGIVLYYLNKTFIELELLSNPILMGLLFVFVFTLGVVITWLSTHFATQRFLNLKTDQLY